The genome window TACTCCATTGCAACTTGATAAGGCCACGAAGGAGCGCCAGTTTGGATATTATGCTCGTGCTTTGGTTGATGTGGATCTAGCTGTTGACCTCCCCTCCTCCATCATGGTGGAGCGTGAGGGTCATAGTTTTCCCATTGATATAGTTTATGAAAAATTGCCGGACAAATGTAACCATTGTGGAATCTTGGGACATACAGTTGATCGTTGCCGTCACCTTAAGAAGAAAAATGTGGCAATGGATTCCCAACCTTCTCTAGCGGCAGGACGAAAGGTAAATAACAGAACAGAGTATCGGGTTATTCAAGACCCAAAAAGAAATGAATGTGTTGATCTGATAGTTGTTGATAAGATGCAACCTATTGAAGAGGTAGTCCATTCATCCTCTCTAATGGAGTTGAACTCTCCTCTTGTTCAGCAACCGGACAATCAACTCGCAGGTTTGGCAAATGAAATAATTGAATCAGCGGCCAATGAGATCATCAATTTAGTGGCTGATTTAGTGGTGAATGAGCCAATGGAAGTGACTAAGCCAACTATAGGTGCTTTGATTAGTAAGCCAACTAGGAAAGCATTGCAGGATGAGCAAGGAAAAAATGTAATTGGGGATGACTCGGAGTCTGACGAGGCTATCACCCCTCATTCTCAACGTTTTGAAGTTAATTATGGCGATTTGGGTACTAATGTTGGTCAGCTTGTGTGCCAGCATTCCTCTCCTAATTCTTCTGATCTTCAAGAATGTGCTAAAATTTGTGATATTGTTAATGAAGACGGAATGACTTTAGTTCTTTCAAAATCCCAAAAAGCAAAGATGAGGAAAAATATTAGAGATGGGAATATTTCTAAAGAAGTCAGGGAACCCTATCCAACCCGCTCTAGGGTCCCCACATAACGACTTGATTTATGAAGATTCTTTTTTGGAATGCCCGAGGAATGGGGAATGCTCCCACGAAACGGGTTCTAAGAAGAATGGTTCAACGTCATCGTCCATATTTAATCGGTATTTCTGAACCTTTTATTCAATTAAATTCTATTAAATTGTCTTTTTGGCGATCTTTACGCTTGTTTCCAGTTGCGGTTAATGACAGGGGTGACCTACAGCCAAATATTTGGTTGCTTTGTGATCAAGCCATCCAACCTTCTATTTTATTGGCAACCGCTC of Malus sylvestris chromosome 6, drMalSylv7.2, whole genome shotgun sequence contains these proteins:
- the LOC126625595 gene encoding uncharacterized protein LOC126625595, which translates into the protein MSNLFEGSRANSCPWAFAMVSDSALLPRNSKPPSMKARTFASIVSDSTERVSLSQLPIPVIRGDQIFVKISEDLYQQQLQSFSTNLIGRLLLRKGTAPLKTAELKSSLEALWRPVAPWLLVPLGKGYFDIHFNTKDDKRRIWGGGTCTLPNGIFRLSEWQQDFNPNDIAPPTHAQVWIRIYGLGQDYWHPRHLLEIARGVGTPLQLDKATKERQFGYYARALVDVDLAVDLPSSIMVEREGHSFPIDIVYEKLPDKCNHCGILGHTVDRCRHLKKKNVAMDSQPSLAAGRKVNNRTEYRVIQDPKRNECVDLIVVDKMQPIEEVVHSSSLMELNSPLVQQPDNQLAGLANEIIESAANEIINLVADLVVNEPMEVTKPTIGALISKPTRKALQDEQGKNVIGDDSESDEAITPHSQRFEVNYGDLGTNVGQLVCQHSSPNSSDLQECAKICDIVNEDGMTLVLSKSQKAKMRKNIRDGNISKEVREPYPTRSRVPT